The Branchiostoma lanceolatum isolate klBraLanc5 chromosome 10, klBraLanc5.hap2, whole genome shotgun sequence genome has a window encoding:
- the LOC136442873 gene encoding protein RCC2 homolog yields MPPKKRKAGEEEPQASKKGKSDENGEEVSGEGAAAEADNGHGAAAETSQPAAADKPPFKLEGSKVSGELLICGGTNWDLIGRNQLPKNATGSANRGQNLWGPHRYGSMSDIRVRSVFSGPTSVHSVLITEDGKAMSWGRNDKGQLGHGDTKRVDVPTIIESLAGFNIVEAACGRNHTLCLTDDGKVFAFGENKMGQLGLGSENAAVPSPTQIVYTGPPVVKVACGAEFSMVVDCRGALYSFGCPEYGQLGNNTDGQYFVKSNKMAYDCELVPRRISVFIEKTKDGFVNPITNVHLVDIKCGTNHTVALDKQKRVFTWGFGGYGRLGHSVQKDEHVPRLVKMFDYPGRGAKTIYAGAFYSMAILDNGGQLYLWGQTKATGEANMYPKPIQDLSNWDVRSVGCSNRSIVVAADESTISWGPSPTYGELGYGENKAKSSTTPKEVKTLDGIYIHKVSCGYGHTIFIARNDSEEDKAKIKAIPEYNPK; encoded by the exons ATGCCTCCGAAGAAGAGAAAGGCAGGCGAGGAGGAGCCGCAGGCCTCCAAGAAGGGAAAGTCGGACGAGAACGGGGAGGAGGTGTCGGGAGAGGGCGCAGCGGCCGAGGCAGACAATGGGCACGGGGCCGCCGCCGAGACCTCCCAGCCAGCCGCCGCCGACAAACCTCCGTTC AAGCTtgaagggtcaaaggtcagtggTGAGCTGCTGATCTGTGGAGGAACTAACTGGGATCTGATTGGTCGAAATCAGTTACCAAAGAATGCAA cggGCAGTGCAAACAGAGGACAGAACCTGTGGGGCCCCCACCGTTACGGCAGCATGTCGGACATCAGGGTCCGCTCTGTCTTCTCAGGCCCCACCTCTGTACACAGTGTTCTCATCACCGAGGACGGCAAGGCCATGAGCTGGG GACGAAACGACAAAGGACAGCTGGGTCACGGCGACACGAAGAGGGTAGACGTGCCCACCATCATCGAGAGCCTGGCGGGGTTCAACATCGTGGAAGCGGCGTGTGGGAGGAACCATACGctatgtctgacag aTGATGGGAAAGTGTTTGCCTTCGGTGAAAACAAGATGGGTCAGCTTGGGTTGGGGAGTGAGAATGCAGCCGTGCCCAGCCCAACTCAG ATCGTGTACACGGGGCCACCAGTGGTGAAGGTAGCCTGTGGTGCAGAGTTCAGTATGGTGGTGGACTGTCGAGGGGCCTTGTACTCGTTTGGATGCCCGGAGTATGGGCAGCTAG GTAACAACACAGACGGTCAGTACTTCGTGAAGTCAAACAAGATGGCGTACGACTGCGAGCTGGTCCCGCGCAGAATCAGTGTCTTCATCGAGAAAACAAAGGACGGTTTCGTCAACCCCATCACAAACGTGCATTTGGTGGATATCAAATGCGGCACCAATCACACC GTTGCGCTGGACAAGCAGAAGAGAGTGTTCACCTGGGGTTTCGGCGGGTACGGCCGGCTCGGCCACAGCGTACAGAAGGACGAGCACGTGCCCAGGCTGGTGAAGATGTTCGACTACCCGGGGCGCGGTGCCAAGACCATCTATGCTGGGGCATTCTACTCTATGGCTATCTTGGACAATGGCG GTCAGCTGTACTTGTGGGGGCAGACTAAGGCCACCGGAGAGGCCAACATGTACCCCAAACCCATCCAAGACCTCAGCAACTGGGACGTCAGGAGTGTGGGCTGCAGCAACCGCAGTATCGTGGTGGCCGCGGACGAGAGCACCATCAGCTGGGGGCCCAGCCCCACGTACGGAGAACTG GGCTATGGTGAGAACAAGGCCAAGTCATCAACCACTCCTAAAGAGGTGAAGACGTTGGACGGCATATACATCCACAAAGTTTCGTGCGGGTACGGGCATACTATCTTCATCGCCCGCAACGACAGCGAAGAAGACAAGGCCAAGATCAAGGCAATACCAGAGTACAATCCAAAATGA